One genomic segment of Oncorhynchus kisutch isolate 150728-3 linkage group LG15, Okis_V2, whole genome shotgun sequence includes these proteins:
- the LOC109905719 gene encoding LOW QUALITY PROTEIN: alpha-2-antiplasmin-like (The sequence of the model RefSeq protein was modified relative to this genomic sequence to represent the inferred CDS: inserted 1 base in 1 codon) — MGVVAPRLAXPKSRQALAGAIQRLGMKLLGQMKTGPEQPNVIISPLSISLALSQLALGAMNETEELLMLHLHGDTLPCYHMSLHYFLERLRKSDLQVAARLYLQPGFEPKPEFIHQSQDVYDSEPVTLEGLAEVNEWVERATNGKVTDFLTSLPPNLLLMLINAVHFKGEWKARFDPRFTSKDVFYIDDKHMVNVDMMMGPKYPLSLLIDNDLEAQVARFPFNNQMSLLIVMPMNGQVNVSALAAKLNISDLYNRLPRERPMQVKLPKFKLDYSQDLQEALTNIGMGELFSSPNLAAIAEGPLLVSSVQHKSSMEITEEGAEAAAATSLVISRSNPSFTLNQPFFFALMDDKIQAPIFLGVITNPNPRASAMQSSGGSANLDKVQFPIDDKNDKHYHHSFGGPPK; from the exons ATGGGGGTTGTAGCACCCAGGCTCG GGCCAAAATCTAGGCAGGCCTTAGCTGGTGCCATCCAGAGGCTGGGCATGAAGCTTTTGGGCCAGATGAAAACAGGACCTGAGCAGCCCAATGTCATTATATCCCCCCTCAGCATATCCCTGGCACTCTCCCAGCTGGCTCTGG GAGCCAtgaatgagacagaggagctgCTCATGCTCCATCTCCATGGAGACACTCTGCCCTGCTACCACATGTCTCTACACTACTTCCTGGAACGCCTCCGCAAGAGCGACCTGCAAGTGGCCGCACGCCTCTACCTGCAACCAG GGTTTGAGCCCAAACCAGAGTTTATTCATCAGTCTCAGGATGTATATGACTCAGAGCCAGTGACTTTGGAAGGGCTGGCTGAGGTCAACGAGTGGGTAGAGAGGGCCACAAATGGAAAAGTGACTGACTTCCTGACCAGTCTGCCGCCCAATCTGCTTCTCATGCTCATCAATGCTGTCCATTTCAAAG GAGAATGGAAGGCTCGCTTTGACCCACGATTTACCTCCAAAGATGTCTTCTACATTGATGACAAGCACATGGTCAATGTTGACATGATGATGGGGCCCAAATACCCCTTAAGTCTGCTCATTGATAATGATCTGGAGGCTCAG GTGGCTCGCTTCCCCTTCAACAATCAGATGAGCCTGCTGATAGTGATGCCCATGAATGGCCAGGTGAACGTATCAGCCCTCGCAGCAAAGCTCAACATTTCTGACCTGTACAACCGCCTGCCCAGAGAGAGACCCATGCAGGTCAAGCTGCCCAAATTCAAACTGGACTACAGCCAGGACCTGCAGGAGGCTCTGACCAACATTG GTATGGGGGAGTTGTTTTCTAGTCCCAACCTGGCAGCCATAGCTGAGGGCCCTCTGCTGGTGTCCAGTGTGCAGCACAAGTCCAGTATGGAGATCACTGAGGAGGGAGCAGAGGCTGCTGCAGCTACCAGCCTGGTCATCTCACggtccaacccctcttttactctcAACCAGCCCTTCTTCTTTGCCCTCATGGACGATAAGATACAAGCACCAATCTTCCTGGGCGTCatcaccaaccctaaccctagagctTCTGCTATGCAGAGTAGTGGAGGGTCTGCCAACCTAGATAAAGTACAGTTCCCCATTGATGACAAGAATGACAAGCATTATCATCACTCTTTTGGTGGGCCACCCAAGTAA